The Fusarium keratoplasticum isolate Fu6.1 chromosome 4, whole genome shotgun sequence genome contains the following window.
AGacttgtgtgtgtgtgtacAGCACCTAGGCTATCTACCTATCCCCTGCTAGGATGTTCTAACTTGCAATCCTTGTCTCGACATAGAAAGCCACTCTTGCACaactttggctttggccagAGATGTGCAAGGGCACAACCTTCACTCCGGCAGCTGGGTCCATTGCTGCAGTGACGGGGGCGTGGATGGCTGAAAGTACAACCAGACTTATAGCAGTCTTTGCCATTGCGACAGTCCGTTGCTGGAGGATGCTCAAAGCTGCAGTCTGCTTCCCGACACCCGGGCCCATTCCTACAGAATTTCGGTCGTGGCCAGGGATGAGCAAAGGCACATGCTTGATTTCGGCATTTCGCAGCGTCCTTGCAATGACGAAGACGCGGATGGCTGAAGGTGCAGCCATCCTTGTAGCAGTCCTTTCCGTTGCGGCATTGAGGTGCTGGAGGATGCTCGAACTTGCAATCCGCCTCTCGACATCCGGGACCATTCCGACAGGACTTGGGCCTTTGCCAGGGGTGGGAAAAGGGGCATTCTCCATTCCGGCAGCCAGTGCCGTCCTTGCAATGACTTGGACGTGGATGGCTAAAAGTACAACCTGCTTTGTAGCAGTCTTTGCCATTATGGCATGGCGGCGCTGGAGGATGCTCGAACTTGCAGTCTGACTCCCGGCAGCCCGACCCGTTCCTGCAGGCCTGTCTGGCTGTGGCGGTTGATTCAGAACTTGATTCATTTCCCAGCCTATTCCTAGGCCGATAGACGGATGAAGACTCATCTTCAGAGGCCTGGGATGCAACCCAGTTCGAGTCATTGGTCAGACTTTGTCTCCAAGGACCATTGAACTCTTGTTCGGAGGAGAATGAGGAGGTCGCCTTCTTAGCAAGTTTCATGATTACCCTCAAGTTTGGACCCCAGCTCTCGAGACAATAAAGGCGCTGGATCAAGCCATCGACACTCCTCTCATCCAGAAGTTGTTTCTTTGCAGTCTCATTCGCCTGCTCGAACACGGCTATTCTTTCTCGATACTCGTTCTGACTGCGTATCAGACTGTTCAGTCGATCGGTCTGTCTTTTCGAACCTCCCAGTCCTACGCTTTTGGCGTACTGGGCGGtttgcttctcctctttgatGAGCATGTCCAGGTAAGAAATCGTCTCATCGTTGTAGGGAGTGATACTCTTGTGCTTGAGGAAGAGACCAAATTGAACGGCTGCGTCTCGTATCTCTTGCCGTACCGCTTTGGCCTTGTCTGTTTTTTGTTTTATGCTCTTGATTGCGGTTTCCTTGACCTGGATTTCCGACTCGTTGTCACGAATTTGCCTCGCCACGTTGTTGTCCCTCTCCTCCACAACCATCTCTTCCTGCTGCCACTGGAAGTGAAGATGCTGCTGCCAGTGGTGGCTGCATCTGCGACACCAGTCTGTCCGGTTCATAGCCCAACACTTGGTTAGGTTGCCATGCCCAACAACGTCAGCGTCGACATCGCTAAGGTAACAGGGGTCGTGGCATAGGGTCTTGTACACAGGACGATTCTCTCCTGTTCCGATATCACGATATTCCACACAGGCCTGATCGCAGCAAACagttcttggccttgcaaGCTTCGTTGCATGAATGATGACCCTCTGGAAGTGAAGTTTGGCTTTGAGCTCGTCGCCTTTGCATCGAGAGTCTTGGAGCTCACTCAGCCGTTCAGTATTGATTCGGATCGTGTCCTCGATGCTACCGGTAATATCTGCCATTGGCCGGGTCAAGGCTGTGATGAGCTCTCGGGCTCGGTTGAGGCTGATTGTACTCTGGATTGCATGGGGCTGAAGCATCTGAAAGTGGTGCAGGAGTCGGTGGATTTCTTTCTTGGATCTTTCCCAGCTTCGACGGAAGGCATCAATCCCATCCAACTCGTTCCTGGCTTGCTTCAGGGCTGCCAGGAAGCGAAAGCCCTCGGAATCAAAGGAATACACAATCTCCCCGCCGAGGGCAATATCGACCTCGTTGAGAAGAGACTCCAGTGGCTTATAAGAGTCACCCGGTGTGTAGCCCGCCTGACGGGTATTTGTGAATCCGAAAACCAGATTGCGTGCCGCATCTTTGTGAAGATGAGTGAGGAGCTCCTTGACACACCAACGAACTGCTGGAGTCAATCGGGACATGGTAGGCTTGAGCAGGAAAAGGATACCgtgaagctcttcaaggccgccgagggtAGAGAGGACGTTGGCCATGTTTTTCTTGTCCTGATCAAAGCCTCGGGTGTCTCCAATTCCTGGTGTATCGATCAGGCGGATGACGGTGTCTCCGATCTTCAGGCGATAGACCTTGGTTTTCTGTGTGGCAGACGAGCCTGCGGATCCATCCAGTTCATTCTTGTTGTGCCCAGCACAGACCTCTATGTGAACGGGCTTCCGATTGGGACCAGACATGTCGGGGTAGGAGAATTTGAAAGGAATCAGCCAGCGCAGCTTTTCTTCCTGGATTGCATCGTCGAGGGTATTGAACATGAGATAGTTCACGAAGGCGTTGATGAATGTCGACTTTCCGACTCCGGTCTCCCCGAGAAGCAGGATATTCAGGCATCTGTACTGCTGCAGCTTTCCCAAGTGCCTCAGTAGATGCTTGGATGAAAAGCCCACGAACCCAGTACCATGGGCCTGTTTGTTGCAATTGAAGGTGACGGCGCTGGGCCCGTACCTTCCGCAATCACAGTAGATGAGCTCTTCGTAGTGCTCGAGCTGCCCATGGCAGACGGAGCATAGCCAGACTACCTGCTCATCAGAACAAGTCTTGGCTGGACAACGGAGTTTGACCAATTGTCGGTCACGAGGCTTCGGAAACTTGGTCTTGTCGAGGGCCTTGGGATTGTGTTTGGCGGTTCCGTTCATGGTTATTGTGCTGTGGACTTGAAATGAGATAGATATGATGCTGAGAGAAGGGTAATAAAGCTTTGAAGGTGATGATGCCGGTGcagagaagcttgagaaaTGTCACCAGTCGGCGGTGACGGAGTCGCACCTCTTTTCAACCCATGAACGGAGGCCTTGGCCCAAGTACTCCCATAGGTCAGCTCCGATGCAATCCACTCAACTAGAGACTTCCGTGGCCTGAAAAGACGAGGTGTGCAATGAGGGGTGTGGGCAAAAGAGATTGAATTGAGGTACTGAAGAAGGCTCCCAAACGAGAGATTGAGCAGGGTTATTTGTACAGGTACACCCCCTAGATTCATAGGAACTTTGGTCATCCAAAATCCACTGAAGGGGTGCGTGGAGTTGAATGCAATGCGGCCTTGGTCACTGGGCTCAAACCTGAGTCACTTTTACCTGATTATGGCGGCGGCAACCAGGCTTGGCCACCCTATCAATACTGCAGCTTCAAGACAAACCGCAATGTGGCTTCTTACAGACATGAGCTGACACTCGGTTAAGCCTGATTGGCAAAGCGTTGCACTTTCCGCGTACTGATCCGATTCCCCTCCAGCCTGGTCCTGTTAGGCTTGCACCAGGCTGAGCAGAACTCACATCTCAATTACGCTGGATGCCAGACGGAGTGATCGAATTCTTGTCACTTTACAAATGGAATGAAAGAACTAATACAGACTCGAGCCCAGTGAAGAAACAGCGCCAGTCTCTCAGAAGGGAACAAGCTAGAGGTGATGCACGCCGATGTGTTGTCTTGTAGCTGAAAGCCGAGTTTTCAGCTCCCAGCCCCTCTCAGTGCCAAGATGCGTCACGAGCCGCTCGCCCCCCCATTTCAGGCTGCGGCTAGTGCTGTAACCGCTGGGTTAAATATAGGAACGGATGAACTGTTCAGTGTCAATTGGCGGAGATAGCGAAGAAACTCGCAACATGCAGCGACGTGAGCGGGGTTGACACACACAAATGCATAATCGACCAATGGCTGATCTGAATATTAAACGAGACAGTCAAAGCGTCTACTGGTGTGATTGGGTTGTGAAACTTCAGGCTGCATTGTTGAGAGAAAAGGGGAAGCGCCAAGAGCGGCTGAATCTTGCATGTTTCCACAGTATGCCGAGACAAGGAGCAACGCTGGGTGATTCTATAGGGAGCATGTCAGGGTTTAGGAGTACCCAAGTTATGCCTCATGTTTTCCCAGGGTTTCTTCCCCTCTGCTAACGGCGGCCCTCGTTCTTTCTGGCTTTGCGTATAACAATATCAGCCCCCTGGCTTAGACATTGATCAAGGCCAGTACATCGCCGATATCTAAACACAACTACACAATTTCCGTCATCTCAGCCCTCGAGTCCCGCCGTGCTTAGTACAAGATCCGCGGCTAGCTTTCAGCGATGCGTCGTTTCATCTCTTTTGACGATGAAGCAAATCCCGCTTCGGGGAGCGGGAATCGTGCTAACGAAAGCCCCGAATCAACAATGTCAACCCCTGATCCATTTCTGATGATAGAGAGAGCCCTAGAAAACTACAACGTCTTCAAGTCATCAACTGAGCAACTTGCAGCTCCTTTGGAGTGCGTACCAATACATCTTCGCCTTTTTATTCAACGACTAACCACTGTTTCAGACGCGGCGCAGAATTGTTTGGTGAGGAACCGAACTCTTCTACATCCAATAGTACAAGTGCGCCACGCGACATCCTGGCGACTAAGACGACGCAAGAGTGCGTCATTTGTACGGAGGAGCTTCCGATACGGTCCAGCTTCCCAACCTCACCAGTCGCCAATGCGTGCAACCATCCTTCGCAGACATGTTTGAGCTGCATACGAAAGCAAATCAGAACTAACTTGGACTCTCGCCATTGGAACGATTTTCGCTGCCCACAGTGTAACGCATTGATGGGATACCAAGATGTGCATCGCTTGGCGGATCCCCAGACTTTTGCACGGTTCgcaccatcttcaacattgTCCGTGATTACATGTCTAATCAGTGGTATTAGATATGAAAATATCTCGGTACGAAGCGTCATCAGTGAGGCTTCAGATATCTTCGAATGCACGGCTGGTTGTGGCAACGCTCAATACCACACTTCAGGAAGTGCACATCCCATTGTCATCTGTGACAATTGCGGCGCCCGTTCTTGTTTCAACCATCGTGTCAAATGGCATGAGCGCCTGACTTGCGACGAGTATAATGAATATCTACAAGACCCATTGAATTTCAAGTCACGGCTGGagattgaagaggaggaggcacgGCGCCAGAAGGAGAGGCAGGAACAA
Protein-coding sequences here:
- a CDS encoding G domain-containing protein, producing MNGTAKHNPKALDKTKFPKPRDRQLVKLRCPAKTCSDEQVVWLCSVCHGQLEHYEELIYCDCGRYGPSAVTFNCNKQAHGTGFVGFSSKHLLRHLGKLQQYRCLNILLLGETGVGKSTFINAFVNYLMFNTLDDAIQEEKLRWLIPFKFSYPDMSGPNRKPVHIEVCAGHNKNELDGSAGSSATQKTKVYRLKIGDTVIRLIDTPGIGDTRGFDQDKKNMANVLSTLGGLEELHGILFLLKPTMSRLTPAVRWCVKELLTHLHKDAARNLVFGFTNTRQAGYTPGDSYKPLESLLNEVDIALGGEIVYSFDSEGFRFLAALKQARNELDGIDAFRRSWERSKKEIHRLLHHFQMLQPHAIQSTISLNRARELITALTRPMADITGSIEDTIRINTERLSELQDSRCKGDELKAKLHFQRVIIHATKLARPRTVCCDQACVEYRDIGTGENRPVYKTLCHDPCYLSDVDADVVGHGNLTKCWAMNRTDWCRRCSHHWQQHLHFQWQQEEMVVEERDNNVARQIRDNESEIQVKETAIKSIKQKTDKAKAVRQEIRDAAVQFGLFLKHKSITPYNDETISYLDMLIKEEKQTAQYAKSVGLGGSKRQTDRLNSLIRSQNEYRERIAVFEQANETAKKQLLDERSVDGLIQRLYCLESWGPNLRVIMKLAKKATSSFSSEQEFNGPWRQSLTNDSNWVASQASEDESSSPDRPAGTGRAAGSQTASSSILQRRHAIMAKTATKQVVLLAIHVQVIARTALAAGMENAPFPTPGKGPSPVGMVPDVERRIASSSILQHLNAATERTATRMAAPSAIRVFVIARTLRNAEIKHVPLLIPGHDRNSVGMGPGVGKQTAALSILQQRTVAMAKTAISLVVLSAIHAPVTAAMDPAAGVKVVPLHISGQSQSCARVAFYVETRIAS